A single Sandaracinaceae bacterium DNA region contains:
- a CDS encoding MAPEG family protein, with the protein MGTPRTTTSLTLGRAATPPTAEAERLASFVAWVPMGLVLLALGEVNGFSAPALHGAGVALVLARVLHAAGIRADGSTTQLNFGGATLTSLVMLMLACGLLVTGALALAPPVS; encoded by the coding sequence GTGGGGACGCCGCGCACCACCACCAGCCTCACGCTCGGGCGAGCCGCCACGCCGCCCACGGCAGAGGCCGAGCGCTTGGCGAGCTTCGTCGCCTGGGTGCCCATGGGGCTCGTGCTGCTCGCGCTGGGGGAGGTCAACGGGTTCTCGGCGCCCGCCCTGCACGGGGCTGGGGTTGCCCTCGTGCTCGCGCGCGTCCTTCACGCCGCGGGGATCCGCGCCGATGGATCCACCACGCAGCTCAACTTCGGCGGCGCCACGCTGACGTCGCTGGTGATGCTCATGCTGGCCTGCGGTCTCCTGGTGACCGGTGCGCTCGCCCTCGCACCCCCCGTGAGCTGA
- a CDS encoding aldo/keto reductase: MIEGRGSPTHPTLLYGTAWKEDATEALVTQALVAGFRGIDTANQRKHYFEAGVGAALQAALASGRVQRAELFVQTKFTFERGQDQRLPYDPKAPVGTQVRQSFESSQEHLGLRYIDSLVLHGPTNGEGLHRNDHEAWRAMEALVGQGVVGSLGISNVSAGQVAELVKFARVAPRFVQNRCYASRRWDGDVRAQCKRHGIVYQGFSLLTANGPVLARPELKTIAARHGVTPAQLVFRFALHVGMLPLTGTRDPGHMAEDLAAAVITLTTAELSAIEHG, translated from the coding sequence ATGATCGAAGGCCGAGGCTCTCCCACGCACCCCACGCTGCTCTACGGCACGGCGTGGAAAGAAGACGCCACCGAGGCGCTGGTGACGCAGGCCCTCGTGGCAGGCTTCCGGGGCATCGACACCGCCAACCAGCGCAAGCACTACTTCGAGGCGGGCGTGGGCGCGGCGCTCCAGGCCGCGCTGGCGAGCGGCCGGGTGCAGCGCGCCGAGCTCTTCGTGCAGACCAAGTTCACGTTCGAGCGTGGCCAGGACCAGCGCTTGCCCTATGACCCGAAGGCGCCCGTCGGCACGCAGGTCAGGCAGTCCTTCGAGAGTTCGCAGGAGCACCTGGGGCTGCGCTACATCGACAGCTTGGTGCTGCACGGGCCGACGAACGGCGAGGGGCTGCACCGCAACGACCACGAGGCCTGGCGCGCCATGGAAGCGCTGGTGGGGCAGGGGGTGGTGGGCAGCCTGGGCATCAGCAACGTGAGCGCGGGGCAGGTGGCGGAGCTCGTGAAGTTCGCGCGCGTGGCGCCCCGCTTCGTGCAGAACCGCTGCTACGCGAGCCGTCGCTGGGACGGCGACGTGCGCGCCCAGTGCAAGCGCCACGGCATCGTGTACCAGGGCTTCTCGCTGCTCACGGCCAACGGCCCCGTGCTGGCGCGTCCGGAGCTGAAGACCATCGCTGCGCGCCACGGTGTGACCCCCGCGCAGCTGGTGTTCCGATTCGCCCTGCACGTGGGCATGCTGCCGCTCACGGGCACCCGCGACCCTGGGCACATGGCCGAGGACCTGGCCGCCGCGGTCATCACGCTGACCACGGCGGAGCTCAGCGCCATCGAGCATGGCTGA